In Frondihabitans sp. PAMC 28766, a genomic segment contains:
- a CDS encoding DUF4012 domain-containing protein, whose product MRWIVLVVVILLVACVAWIGIRAVLAERHLKTSVSLATTVEQQIASGDSSGAQTTAQQLASNADDARKLTSDPVWRGAEILPLVGGDLRAVRQVSAVLSNVSDNAIVPVTKVASTLKVSQFKPTGGAIDLEPLTAAQPAVGRAAADLRSQLAVARGIDTGDAVKQVDSAVDQLVSVLAKASGAADEADHALTLLPQMLGGDGPRTYLILFQNNAEVRSTGGIPGALAEIHAQGGRITLGQQASSADFPQAATPALKLPTETEGIYGSITGEYMQDVTLTPRFDLSAKIAQAMWKQKYGTTVDGVLSIDPVALGYLLEATGPITLPTGETLTSQNAVQTLLSDSYAKYPVPAEQDAFFAGAAASVFQKIASGSFDPSALLTGLTHATDEHRLLLWSDRPAEQATVDATALSGALPSSTPTKPAFGVYLDDSTGAKMDYYLKTQISAGQKACRTDGRPDQIVEVTLTNTAPQDAATTLPEYVTGGGAFGVSPGAIQTTVSVYAPKTGVFVGASQDGVPRSVHNAVDGTYPVAQFETKLSPGKTTTWRIEFLGGAARSAAPSVVQTPTINAIDPKKLSISCESPLS is encoded by the coding sequence GTGCGCTGGATCGTGCTGGTCGTCGTGATCCTGCTGGTCGCATGCGTGGCCTGGATCGGCATCCGTGCGGTGCTCGCCGAGCGGCACCTCAAGACCTCGGTGTCGCTCGCCACCACCGTCGAACAGCAGATAGCGAGCGGCGACTCGAGCGGCGCCCAGACGACCGCCCAGCAGCTGGCGTCGAACGCCGACGACGCCCGCAAGCTGACCAGCGACCCGGTGTGGCGAGGCGCCGAGATCCTGCCGCTCGTCGGGGGTGATCTGCGCGCGGTGCGCCAGGTGTCGGCGGTGCTGTCGAACGTCTCGGACAACGCGATCGTGCCGGTCACCAAGGTGGCGAGCACCCTCAAGGTGTCGCAGTTCAAGCCCACCGGCGGTGCGATCGACCTCGAGCCGTTGACCGCGGCTCAGCCCGCCGTGGGTCGCGCCGCCGCCGACCTGCGCAGCCAGCTCGCCGTGGCCCGGGGCATCGACACCGGTGACGCGGTCAAGCAGGTCGACTCTGCGGTCGACCAACTCGTCTCCGTGCTCGCCAAGGCCTCGGGCGCAGCCGACGAGGCCGACCATGCCCTCACGCTGCTGCCGCAGATGCTCGGTGGGGACGGGCCCCGCACCTACCTGATCCTCTTCCAGAACAACGCCGAGGTGCGCTCGACCGGGGGCATCCCCGGCGCGCTCGCCGAGATTCACGCCCAGGGCGGCAGGATCACGTTGGGCCAGCAGGCCTCTTCGGCCGACTTCCCGCAGGCGGCCACCCCCGCCCTGAAGCTGCCGACTGAGACCGAGGGCATCTACGGCAGCATCACCGGCGAGTACATGCAAGACGTCACGCTGACCCCGCGCTTCGACCTCAGCGCCAAGATCGCTCAGGCCATGTGGAAGCAGAAGTACGGCACCACCGTCGACGGCGTGCTGTCGATCGATCCCGTCGCCCTCGGCTACCTCCTCGAGGCGACCGGGCCCATCACGCTGCCCACCGGCGAGACGCTGACGAGCCAGAACGCCGTGCAGACCCTCCTCAGCGACTCCTACGCGAAATACCCGGTGCCCGCCGAGCAGGACGCCTTCTTCGCCGGAGCCGCCGCCTCCGTCTTCCAGAAGATCGCGTCGGGATCCTTCGACCCCTCCGCCCTCCTCACGGGCCTCACGCACGCGACCGACGAACACCGGCTGCTGCTCTGGAGCGACCGGCCCGCCGAGCAGGCCACCGTCGACGCGACGGCGCTGTCGGGCGCGCTGCCCTCGAGCACCCCGACCAAGCCGGCGTTCGGCGTCTATCTCGACGACTCGACCGGCGCCAAGATGGACTACTACCTCAAGACCCAGATCTCGGCCGGCCAGAAGGCGTGCCGCACCGACGGCCGACCCGACCAGATCGTCGAGGTCACCCTGACCAACACCGCCCCGCAGGATGCAGCGACGACACTGCCCGAGTACGTGACCGGCGGCGGGGCATTCGGGGTCTCGCCCGGCGCGATCCAGACCACCGTGTCGGTCTATGCCCCCAAAACGGGTGTCTTCGTCGGTGCCTCTCAGGATGGTGTGCCTCGTTCGGTGCACAACGCGGTCGACGGCACCTACCCGGTGGCACAGTTCGAAACCAAGCTCTCACCAGGCAAAACGACGACGTGGCGAATCGAGTTCCTCGGCGGCGCCGCACGTTCTGCCGCGCCGAGCGTCGTCCAGACACCGACTATTAACGCAATCGACCCAAAAAAGTTGTCGATCTCCTGTGAATCACCCCTAAGCTGA
- a CDS encoding LCP family protein — protein sequence MSETTRSRLRVRPRHVIRYVAIVVVLVLLAAVAYAAYSYHTFTSNVTHIDAIPTSSTTASSSAGQNILLVGDDHRPADASAAELAQLGTTQDGGGTNTDTMMVLHIPSNGAKASLISFPRDSWVNIPGFGMGKLNAAFAYGSEKGGDAGGAQLLVKTIENLSGLHIDHFVRISLLGFYDVAAALPDIKVCLTSAVDDSYSTFKAPAGISTLDAQQALAFVRQRHGLPEGDLDREIRQRYFLTAEAKNFLSPAVLLNPSRLQKALKAVSGAVQTDPGLKILSLASQLKDLAGGNLNSVTIPVSGTPTIYYGGSYVSIVQVDTAAMPAFVAKLDVKSTPASSAPAAPAATVGGTLVTVLNGSGVSGAAATNTSTLQTAGFKVTAPSTVSARSATTIQYPASMAGQAALVAKYVPGATLEAVSGVSNVTVVLGTDGKSAKSTASAGSSGSSSSGSGSGSGSTAAGSGGSASSSGSGSAATPAASTVPCIN from the coding sequence ATGTCCGAAACGACCCGCAGCCGGCTCCGTGTGCGCCCGCGGCACGTGATCCGGTACGTGGCGATCGTGGTCGTGCTCGTGCTTCTCGCGGCCGTGGCCTACGCCGCCTACAGCTACCACACGTTCACGTCGAACGTCACTCACATCGACGCGATCCCGACCTCGTCGACGACCGCGTCGTCGTCGGCCGGGCAGAACATCCTGCTGGTCGGCGACGACCACCGCCCCGCCGACGCGTCGGCGGCCGAACTCGCCCAGCTCGGCACCACGCAAGACGGCGGCGGCACCAACACCGACACGATGATGGTGCTGCACATCCCGTCGAACGGCGCGAAGGCGTCGCTCATCTCCTTCCCCCGCGACTCGTGGGTGAACATCCCCGGCTTCGGCATGGGCAAGCTCAACGCCGCGTTCGCGTACGGCAGCGAGAAGGGCGGCGACGCGGGCGGCGCCCAGTTGCTCGTCAAGACGATCGAGAACCTCTCGGGCCTCCACATCGACCACTTCGTGCGCATCTCGCTTCTCGGTTTCTACGACGTCGCAGCGGCCCTGCCCGACATCAAGGTGTGCCTCACCAGCGCAGTCGACGACAGCTACTCGACTTTCAAGGCGCCCGCCGGCATCTCGACGCTCGACGCACAGCAGGCGCTGGCCTTCGTGCGCCAGCGACACGGGCTGCCCGAGGGCGACCTCGACCGTGAGATCCGCCAGCGCTACTTCCTCACCGCCGAAGCCAAGAACTTCCTCTCGCCGGCGGTGCTGCTCAACCCGTCGCGCCTCCAGAAAGCCCTGAAGGCAGTGAGCGGCGCGGTGCAGACCGACCCGGGCCTCAAGATCCTGTCGCTCGCGTCGCAGCTGAAAGACCTCGCCGGCGGCAACCTCAACTCGGTCACGATCCCCGTGTCGGGCACGCCGACGATCTACTACGGCGGCTCGTACGTCTCGATCGTGCAGGTCGACACGGCGGCGATGCCCGCGTTCGTCGCGAAGCTCGACGTGAAGTCGACGCCGGCCTCGTCGGCCCCCGCGGCACCCGCCGCGACGGTCGGCGGCACCCTCGTCACCGTGCTGAACGGCAGCGGGGTCAGCGGCGCCGCGGCGACCAACACCTCGACGCTGCAGACGGCGGGCTTCAAGGTCACCGCCCCGTCGACCGTATCGGCGCGCTCGGCCACGACCATCCAATACCCCGCCTCGATGGCCGGCCAGGCGGCGCTGGTCGCGAAGTACGTGCCCGGGGCGACCCTCGAGGCCGTGAGCGGCGTGAGCAACGTGACCGTGGTGCTCGGCACCGACGGCAAGTCGGCGAAGTCGACGGCGTCGGCGGGGTCGTCCGGCTCGTCGTCGTCCGGCTCGGGGTCCGGGTCGGGGTCGACGGCTGCAGGATCCGGCGGCTCGGCCTCGTCCTCCGGCTCGGGCTCGGCCGCGACCCCGGCCGCCTCCACGGTCCCCTGCATCAACTGA
- a CDS encoding HAD family hydrolase yields the protein MKKPLAVLFDIDETLVHTGGAGGRSWTDAFDEIYGVKADIGQHSSAGETDPQVGRATFKGYLDRDPSDEEMAHLYARYLWHLADEIQGPGYKVFDGVDDTLKTLQDAGVVVGIISGAMEGAARTKLERGRLGRYFVFGGYGSDSPDRDEATRIAIRKAAQLVGHDLAPDEVFVVGDTPHDITSAHAAGATGIGCATGHYSVQELQDAGADAVLASLTEPFPGV from the coding sequence GTGAAGAAGCCCCTCGCCGTCCTGTTCGACATCGATGAGACCCTCGTCCACACCGGCGGCGCCGGAGGCCGCTCGTGGACGGACGCCTTCGACGAGATCTACGGGGTGAAGGCCGACATCGGCCAGCACTCCTCTGCCGGCGAGACCGACCCGCAGGTCGGCCGCGCCACCTTCAAGGGCTACCTCGACCGCGACCCGAGCGACGAAGAGATGGCGCATCTCTACGCTCGCTACCTCTGGCACCTCGCCGACGAGATCCAGGGCCCCGGCTACAAGGTCTTCGACGGCGTCGACGACACGCTGAAGACCCTTCAGGATGCGGGCGTGGTCGTCGGCATCATCTCGGGCGCCATGGAGGGCGCGGCCCGCACCAAGCTGGAGCGCGGCCGCCTCGGCCGCTACTTCGTCTTCGGCGGCTATGGCAGCGACTCGCCCGACCGCGACGAGGCCACCCGCATCGCGATCCGCAAGGCGGCGCAGCTCGTCGGCCACGACCTCGCCCCCGACGAGGTCTTCGTCGTCGGCGACACCCCGCACGACATCACCTCGGCTCACGCGGCCGGGGCGACGGGTATCGGCTGCGCCACCGGCCACTACAGCGTGCAAGAGCTGCAGGACGCCGGGGCCGACGCTGTGCTCGCGAGCCTCACCGAACCGTTCCCGGGCGTCTAG
- a CDS encoding phospholipase D-like domain-containing protein: MAADFSSISDLIRAHQTELALPGVLSVRPGYAFHEGWITDTPAVVVTVTTTVSGLPDEIEGVPVDVRVASPRKTLQVQDPAAYARQVGPAPDYGAVPEFADEWRVDRGAVARFVPLQTIARPLAAKPELDYTAPAGASLAPVTLTPSTSITLSASPDSGWPTLSAFLTDTKTSLTVGMYDFTSAHVLQTVEKVLVGKTVTMVLDHPSKNPTADQTDEQTVASLVTAFGDDLSQAWALERMDPEAAAWIFPTAYHIKVAVRDSSSVWVSSGNWNNSNQPDIDPVTTPGDATAARSGDRDWHVVIDDAGLAATFEAFLLNDLAVASAHDVAGAAHADATSGPVSEFIDEPALLPLAETPPFAQFFASTVVTDTTRVTPVLTPDAGVYVGAVTSLIESATSTLHMQFQYIELPKVSSVASAPLEALVAAIVARQKAGVDVKIIMSEYETAGFLEKLQAAGLAVTTSVKIQNNVHNKGVVVDGARVLVSSQNWSSAGVTTNRDAGVVLESTAAAHYFDEIFEHDWEHLAAPTAAID, from the coding sequence ATGGCAGCCGACTTCTCTTCGATCAGCGATCTCATCCGCGCGCACCAGACCGAGCTGGCGCTGCCGGGGGTGCTGAGCGTCCGACCCGGTTACGCCTTCCACGAGGGGTGGATCACCGACACGCCCGCGGTGGTCGTCACCGTCACGACCACGGTTTCCGGTCTTCCTGACGAGATCGAGGGCGTGCCGGTCGACGTGCGGGTCGCGTCGCCGCGCAAGACGCTTCAGGTGCAGGATCCAGCGGCGTACGCCCGCCAGGTCGGCCCGGCTCCCGATTACGGGGCAGTGCCCGAGTTCGCTGACGAGTGGCGCGTCGACCGAGGTGCCGTGGCCCGGTTCGTGCCCCTGCAGACGATTGCCCGCCCCCTCGCCGCCAAGCCCGAGCTCGACTACACGGCGCCCGCCGGCGCCTCGCTCGCACCCGTCACGTTGACCCCGTCGACGTCGATCACGCTCAGCGCGAGCCCCGACTCCGGGTGGCCGACGCTCTCGGCCTTCCTGACGGACACGAAGACGTCGCTCACCGTCGGCATGTACGACTTTACCTCGGCGCACGTGCTGCAGACCGTCGAGAAGGTGCTCGTCGGCAAGACGGTCACGATGGTGCTCGACCACCCGTCGAAGAACCCCACTGCCGACCAGACCGACGAGCAGACCGTCGCCTCGCTCGTGACGGCGTTCGGCGACGACCTGTCGCAGGCGTGGGCGCTCGAGCGGATGGACCCTGAGGCCGCTGCATGGATCTTCCCCACGGCGTACCACATCAAGGTCGCCGTGCGGGATTCGTCGTCGGTCTGGGTGTCGAGCGGCAACTGGAACAACTCGAACCAGCCTGACATCGACCCGGTGACGACCCCCGGCGACGCGACAGCGGCCCGCTCGGGCGATCGCGACTGGCACGTGGTCATCGACGATGCGGGGCTGGCGGCGACCTTCGAGGCGTTCCTGCTGAACGACCTCGCGGTGGCGTCGGCGCATGACGTGGCCGGCGCGGCGCACGCCGATGCGACCTCGGGCCCTGTCTCGGAGTTCATCGACGAGCCCGCCCTGCTGCCGCTGGCCGAGACGCCGCCGTTCGCGCAGTTCTTCGCGTCGACGGTCGTCACCGACACCACGCGCGTGACACCGGTGCTGACACCGGATGCCGGGGTCTACGTCGGTGCCGTCACCTCTCTCATCGAGAGCGCGACGTCGACGCTGCACATGCAGTTCCAGTACATCGAGCTACCCAAGGTGTCGTCGGTTGCGTCGGCGCCCCTCGAAGCCCTCGTGGCCGCGATCGTGGCGCGCCAGAAGGCGGGCGTCGACGTCAAGATCATCATGAGCGAGTACGAGACGGCAGGCTTCCTCGAGAAGCTGCAGGCCGCCGGCCTCGCCGTCACGACCAGCGTGAAGATCCAGAACAACGTGCACAACAAGGGCGTCGTGGTCGACGGGGCGCGAGTGCTGGTGTCGAGCCAGAACTGGTCGTCGGCCGGTGTGACGACGAATCGTGACGCCGGCGTCGTACTCGAGTCGACCGCTGCGGCACACTATTTCGACGAGATCTTCGAGCACGACTGGGAGCACCTGGCCGCGCCGACCGCCGCCATCGATTGA
- a CDS encoding histidine phosphatase family protein — protein sequence MRLLLIRHGQTPANIKGQLDTAVPGLPLSPLGRRQAAAVPAGLAERGLDEVGSLFVSTLVRTQETAAPLAASHGLTPTVLDGLKEIQAGSLEMLSDRKSQGEYNATCFAWAEGDLDVRMPGAENGHEFFARYDAAISAAVAAARPVVVISHGAAIRTWVTGRCIDVEGGFAGTHQLLNTGLAHLESVDEGAAGAAGAAGAGPAARGGAGVPAGAAAAAAGAGVAAGSGSGSGRRWRLVEWLRDPVGGVALEDDLADDPTGRATE from the coding sequence TTGCGACTTCTGCTGATCCGCCACGGCCAGACCCCCGCGAACATCAAAGGCCAGCTCGACACGGCGGTGCCCGGGCTGCCGCTCAGCCCGCTCGGGCGTCGCCAGGCTGCCGCCGTCCCGGCGGGTCTCGCCGAGCGCGGGCTCGACGAGGTCGGGTCGCTGTTCGTCTCGACGCTGGTGCGCACGCAGGAGACCGCCGCGCCGCTCGCCGCCTCTCACGGGTTGACCCCGACGGTGCTCGACGGGCTGAAGGAGATCCAGGCCGGCTCGCTCGAGATGCTGTCGGACCGCAAGTCGCAGGGCGAGTACAACGCCACCTGCTTCGCCTGGGCCGAAGGCGACCTCGACGTGCGCATGCCAGGCGCCGAGAACGGCCACGAGTTCTTCGCCCGCTACGACGCCGCGATCTCGGCGGCTGTGGCGGCCGCCCGGCCCGTGGTCGTGATCAGCCACGGCGCCGCCATCCGCACCTGGGTGACCGGCCGCTGCATCGACGTCGAGGGCGGCTTCGCCGGCACGCACCAGCTGCTCAACACCGGTCTCGCGCACCTCGAGAGCGTCGACGAGGGCGCTGCTGGCGCGGCTGGCGCGGCTGGCGCTGGCCCCGCGGCTCGTGGCGGCGCCGGCGTCCCGGCCGGCGCCGCGGCCGCCGCGGCCGGGGCCGGCGTTGCGGCGGGCTCCGGCTCCGGCTCGGGGCGGCGCTGGCGCCTCGTCGAGTGGCTGCGCGACCCCGTGGGCGGCGTCGCCCTCGAAGACGACCTCGCCGACGACCCCACGGGCCGCGCCACCGAGTAG
- a CDS encoding MFS transporter, with product MTTQPSFRAAAGIRSQALALLVAGCFFMENLDSTIVTTAVPSIARDLGVDAASVGVAITAYVMTVAILIPVSGWLADRFGSRRILLVAIALFTLSSLACALSPSLSVLVIARIVQGIGGAMMVPVGRMTVLRATSKENLIRAVAVLTWPALVAPILAPFVGGLLTTYLSWHWIFLVNLPLGLIGFIAAMRIVPGPAAVAEAAAATGQPAFRPTPPDWLGLSLTSAGIAALVWATTLLTITPIDVMQAIVSGVVGIVLVVLAVRHLLTTSKPFVDLRLLRVHTYGVALGGGSVYRFVISAIPFVLPLLYQRAFGWTPVQAGSAVLFLFAGNLGVKPATTWMLKTFGFKRLLVTAHLVGVACLVGMGFFRADTPFVLMVVVLIISGAARSTGFTAYNTITYADIDAPSMTGANVLDSTVQQIAIGSGIALGAVAISAGLAVASAHHASVTFGYDFAFAVLALILLVSLVPAARLDRSAGGALTGRR from the coding sequence ATGACGACGCAGCCCTCCTTCCGCGCTGCGGCGGGCATCCGCTCGCAAGCACTGGCCCTTCTCGTGGCCGGGTGCTTCTTCATGGAGAACCTCGACTCCACGATCGTGACGACCGCGGTGCCGAGCATCGCCCGCGACCTCGGCGTCGACGCAGCCAGCGTGGGAGTGGCCATCACGGCGTACGTGATGACGGTGGCGATCCTGATCCCGGTGAGCGGCTGGCTGGCCGATCGGTTCGGCAGCCGTCGCATCCTGCTCGTCGCCATCGCGCTGTTCACGCTCTCGTCGCTCGCGTGTGCGCTCAGCCCGTCGCTGTCGGTGCTCGTGATCGCGCGCATCGTGCAGGGCATCGGGGGCGCCATGATGGTGCCCGTCGGCCGGATGACGGTGCTGCGGGCCACATCGAAAGAGAACCTGATCCGTGCGGTTGCCGTGCTCACCTGGCCGGCGCTGGTCGCCCCGATCCTGGCGCCCTTCGTCGGCGGCCTGCTGACCACCTACCTCTCGTGGCACTGGATCTTCCTGGTCAACCTGCCCCTCGGCCTGATCGGGTTCATCGCCGCCATGCGCATCGTGCCCGGGCCCGCGGCCGTGGCCGAGGCGGCAGCGGCCACGGGGCAACCCGCGTTCCGGCCCACTCCGCCCGACTGGCTCGGCCTCTCGCTGACCTCCGCGGGCATCGCCGCGCTGGTGTGGGCGACGACGCTGCTGACCATCACGCCGATCGACGTGATGCAGGCGATCGTCTCGGGCGTCGTCGGCATCGTGCTGGTCGTGCTCGCCGTACGGCACCTCCTGACGACATCGAAGCCTTTCGTCGATCTGCGCCTGCTGCGTGTCCACACCTACGGGGTGGCCCTCGGCGGCGGTTCGGTCTACCGGTTCGTGATCAGCGCCATCCCGTTCGTCCTGCCGCTGCTCTACCAGCGCGCCTTCGGCTGGACCCCGGTGCAGGCCGGCAGTGCCGTGCTCTTCCTCTTCGCGGGCAACCTCGGCGTCAAGCCGGCCACCACGTGGATGCTCAAGACGTTCGGCTTCAAGCGGCTGCTCGTCACGGCGCACCTCGTCGGGGTCGCCTGCCTCGTCGGCATGGGGTTCTTCCGCGCCGACACGCCCTTCGTGCTGATGGTCGTCGTGCTGATCATCTCAGGCGCCGCGCGCTCGACCGGCTTCACGGCGTACAACACGATCACCTACGCCGACATCGACGCCCCCAGCATGACCGGCGCGAACGTGCTCGACTCGACCGTGCAGCAGATCGCCATCGGCTCGGGCATCGCGCTCGGCGCCGTCGCGATCTCCGCCGGCCTCGCGGTGGCGTCGGCTCACCACGCGTCGGTCACCTTCGGCTATGACTTCGCGTTCGCCGTGCTTGCCCTCATCCTGCTCGTGTCGCTCGTGCCGGCCGCGCGCCTGGACCGCTCGGCCGGCGGGGCGCTGACGGGGCGTCGCTAG
- a CDS encoding isochorismatase family protein produces the protein MTAAALVVVDAQRNMLEGPDALPNAEIMITRLRSAIDGARHDGRLIVFVQNDGDPGDVDEPLTVGWELFFDPRPDDWIVTKQTFDVFESNPALAAELAATGVERLVFVGMQSEYCLQESCLGAADAGFDVQVPSALHATYDDGRRAAEIAADVELVLTAAGVTIT, from the coding sequence GTGACCGCCGCAGCGCTCGTCGTGGTCGACGCCCAGCGCAACATGCTCGAGGGCCCCGACGCCCTGCCGAACGCCGAGATCATGATCACGAGGCTGCGCTCGGCGATCGACGGTGCCCGGCATGACGGCCGCCTGATCGTCTTCGTGCAGAACGACGGCGACCCCGGCGACGTCGACGAGCCGCTCACCGTGGGCTGGGAGCTGTTCTTCGACCCGCGGCCGGACGACTGGATCGTGACGAAGCAGACGTTCGACGTCTTCGAGTCGAACCCCGCGCTCGCCGCCGAACTCGCCGCGACCGGCGTCGAGCGGCTCGTGTTCGTGGGCATGCAGTCGGAATACTGCCTGCAGGAGTCCTGCCTCGGCGCGGCCGACGCCGGCTTCGACGTGCAGGTGCCGTCGGCGCTGCACGCGACCTATGACGACGGTCGCCGGGCGGCCGAGATCGCGGCCGACGTCGAGCTGGTGCTGACGGCCGCGGGCGTCACGATCACGTGA
- a CDS encoding YciI family protein, producing the protein MPRYFIGMYQPQGVVPGPEILEPVMRQMGALMSELDGAGQLVFSNGFDQSTPPTVVTSDGTAIGMTPGAYLASEEQLGGFTVADLPDEASAHAIATRMAEITRLPIEVRLFAERS; encoded by the coding sequence ATGCCTCGCTACTTCATCGGGATGTACCAGCCGCAGGGCGTAGTGCCCGGCCCTGAGATCCTGGAGCCGGTCATGCGACAGATGGGCGCCCTCATGAGCGAGCTCGACGGCGCCGGGCAACTCGTCTTCTCGAACGGCTTCGACCAGTCGACGCCACCCACGGTGGTCACGTCCGACGGAACCGCCATCGGCATGACGCCTGGCGCCTACCTCGCGTCCGAAGAGCAGCTGGGCGGCTTCACCGTCGCCGACCTGCCCGACGAGGCAAGTGCGCACGCGATCGCGACCCGGATGGCCGAGATCACCCGACTGCCGATCGAGGTCCGGCTGTTCGCCGAGCGGTCGTGA